The Salinibaculum sp. SYNS191 genome has a window encoding:
- a CDS encoding NAD(P)/FAD-dependent oxidoreductase gives MIGVVGGGIAGLAAAHRLQERGHEVQVFEASEDLGGLAATYATNGDRIEKFYHHLSKSEETIVELAEDLGLGDRLEWRYGSDAYYVDGVVHPMNKPWEILAYPHLSLYDKFRLGMLVLDVDVRGGRPSFDTYERLEDFEDVPVKDFILDHTSRGCFENFFRPLLRAKFGDRWEDVSAAWLLGRVKFRGERDILKGEVLGYFDGGFGVLLDALVESVGRENITTGARVTDLGRADGAVESLTVETDAGATTHDVDAAVVATMPNVLEALTGYECDIDFQGTVCSVISMPESLTETYWLNIAEEVPFGALIEHTNFVSPERYGGEHLLYAVSYIQSPEEDLWQMDDAGVEAAWLDGIESLFPDFDRADVNWIETARNPRTAPIYERGYLDMVIPYDLGDDVAEGVYYAGMASRAQYPERSLNGGIEAGYACADAIADRATPPRATR, from the coding sequence ATGATAGGCGTCGTCGGCGGCGGCATCGCCGGACTCGCGGCCGCCCACCGGCTCCAGGAGCGCGGCCACGAAGTGCAGGTCTTCGAGGCCAGCGAGGACCTGGGCGGGCTGGCAGCCACGTACGCGACGAACGGCGACCGCATCGAGAAGTTCTACCACCACCTCTCGAAGTCGGAGGAGACCATCGTCGAACTCGCCGAGGACCTCGGCCTGGGCGACCGCCTGGAGTGGCGCTACGGCTCCGACGCCTACTACGTCGACGGCGTCGTCCACCCGATGAACAAGCCCTGGGAGATTCTGGCCTACCCCCACCTCTCGCTGTACGACAAGTTCCGCCTGGGGATGCTCGTACTCGACGTCGACGTCCGCGGCGGCCGACCCTCCTTCGACACCTACGAGCGCCTGGAGGACTTCGAGGACGTGCCGGTGAAGGACTTCATCCTCGACCACACCTCGCGTGGCTGCTTCGAGAACTTCTTCCGGCCGCTGTTGCGCGCGAAGTTCGGCGACCGCTGGGAGGACGTCAGCGCCGCGTGGCTGCTCGGCCGGGTCAAGTTCCGCGGCGAGCGCGACATCCTGAAAGGCGAGGTGCTGGGCTACTTCGACGGCGGCTTCGGCGTCCTGCTGGACGCGCTCGTGGAGTCGGTCGGCCGGGAGAACATCACGACCGGCGCGCGCGTGACCGACCTCGGCCGCGCCGACGGGGCAGTCGAGTCGCTGACGGTCGAGACGGACGCCGGGGCGACGACCCACGACGTGGACGCGGCCGTCGTCGCGACGATGCCGAACGTGCTGGAGGCGCTGACCGGCTACGAGTGCGACATCGACTTCCAGGGGACGGTCTGCTCGGTCATCAGCATGCCCGAGTCGCTGACCGAGACCTACTGGCTGAACATCGCCGAGGAGGTTCCCTTCGGCGCGCTCATCGAGCACACGAACTTCGTCTCGCCGGAGCGCTACGGCGGCGAACACCTGCTGTACGCCGTCAGCTACATCCAGAGCCCCGAGGAAGACCTGTGGCAGATGGACGACGCCGGCGTCGAGGCGGCGTGGCTCGACGGCATCGAGTCGCTGTTCCCCGACTTCGACCGCGCGGACGTGAACTGGATAGAGACGGCGCGCAACCCCCGGACCGCGCCCATCTACGAGCGGGGGTACCTCGACATGGTGATTCCCTACGACCTCGGCGACGACGTGGCCGAGGGGGTCTACTACGCCGGGATGGCCTCGCGGGCGCAGTACCCCGAACGCTCGCTCAACGGCGGCATCGAGGCGGGCTACGCCTGCGCGGACGCGATTGCCGACCGCGCCACGCCGCCGCGTGCGACCCGATAA
- a CDS encoding PQQ-binding-like beta-propeller repeat protein — translation MTDRLFSRRAVLASGGLAVAAFGGSALLDAETFDGPGPADRTRVWRQQWGDPTLSKFVPVSLDPSKLSPGWHVRPSVEADRPSDLHVPCLGRNRVVVRQGNALRSYDRDDGSLAWERRFEPGHLGAVARVGETFVVPANRGVSLLDAPTGKTLWVGEYETPGVLAPLTHRGDAYLPTDVTAGDERYHVVQPRTGFKQWGFDANHGHATAAAGDRLAWLGDALTVTDRRGDHQWTADVEVPTYTYGGALAVGEGRVVVRDWRGEGRASVAAYDTDDGTRRWRVEGFRDEGLELSLGPDAVYCFVNSTQAPRRLVALATATGEQRWATDRYEVTRSPLATIDWLYVPTTDGLAVLDPATGREAARFFPGERIQSAAAVVDGVAVAAGGVLRTLGRSA, via the coding sequence ATGACTGACCGCCTGTTCTCCCGTCGCGCGGTCCTCGCGAGTGGTGGCCTCGCGGTCGCCGCGTTCGGCGGGAGCGCCCTCCTCGACGCGGAGACGTTCGACGGGCCGGGACCGGCGGACCGGACCCGCGTCTGGCGACAGCAGTGGGGCGACCCGACCCTCTCGAAGTTTGTGCCGGTCTCCCTGGACCCGAGCAAACTCTCCCCTGGCTGGCACGTCCGGCCGTCGGTCGAGGCCGACCGGCCCTCCGACCTGCACGTCCCCTGTCTCGGCCGCAATCGTGTCGTCGTCCGCCAGGGCAATGCCCTCCGGTCGTACGACCGCGACGACGGCTCGCTGGCCTGGGAACGCCGCTTCGAGCCCGGTCACCTCGGCGCCGTCGCACGCGTCGGCGAGACGTTCGTCGTCCCCGCCAACCGCGGGGTGAGCTTGCTCGACGCCCCGACGGGCAAGACCCTGTGGGTCGGGGAGTACGAGACGCCAGGCGTGCTCGCACCCCTGACCCACCGCGGCGACGCCTACCTCCCGACCGATGTCACCGCCGGCGACGAGCGCTACCACGTCGTCCAGCCGCGGACCGGCTTCAAGCAGTGGGGGTTCGACGCCAACCACGGACACGCGACCGCCGCCGCGGGGGACCGGCTGGCGTGGCTGGGCGACGCACTGACCGTGACCGACCGCCGGGGCGACCACCAGTGGACTGCCGACGTCGAGGTGCCGACGTACACGTACGGCGGTGCCCTCGCAGTCGGTGAGGGCCGCGTCGTCGTCCGTGACTGGCGCGGCGAGGGACGGGCCAGTGTCGCCGCCTACGACACGGACGACGGCACGCGCCGGTGGCGCGTCGAGGGCTTCCGCGACGAGGGGCTGGAACTGTCGCTCGGGCCAGATGCCGTCTACTGTTTCGTGAACTCGACACAGGCCCCGCGACGGCTCGTCGCCCTCGCCACGGCTACGGGGGAACAGCGCTGGGCGACCGACCGGTACGAGGTCACCCGATCCCCGCTCGCGACGATTGACTGGCTGTACGTCCCGACGACGGATGGGCTCGCCGTCCTCGACCCGGCGACCGGCCGCGAGGCCGCGCGCTTTTTCCCTGGCGAGCGGATTCAGTCGGCCGCGGCCGTCGTCGACGGCGTCGCGGTCGCCGCCGGAGGAGTCCTGCGCACACTGGGGAGGTCGGCATGA
- a CDS encoding homoserine kinase, whose translation MLTVRAPATSANLGSGFDVFGVALSRPADVVRVEKADRTTIEVTGAGSQYIPEDPEKNTVGAVAEALSAPAHIEIDKGVRPASGLGSSAASAAAAAVALNELYDRGKTRKELVPIAAKGEAVVSGDAHDDNVAPAILGGFTIATDDGVRTVDADVPLVACLPDIVVSTRDARRVVPDGAKVSQLVETVGNAATLTTGMHRDDPDLVGAGMYDSVVTPARAKLIDGYDDVREAAFDAGATGVTISGAGPTVIAACHEGDRRDVGVAMLDAFDAHGVDSQVYQTRIGEGATLFD comes from the coding sequence ATGCTGACCGTTCGGGCGCCGGCGACGAGCGCGAACCTCGGGAGTGGCTTCGACGTCTTCGGCGTCGCGCTCTCGCGCCCGGCGGACGTGGTCCGCGTGGAGAAAGCCGACCGGACCACCATCGAGGTCACCGGGGCCGGCAGCCAGTACATCCCGGAGGACCCCGAGAAGAACACCGTGGGAGCCGTCGCGGAGGCGCTTTCCGCGCCCGCACACATCGAGATAGACAAGGGCGTCCGGCCGGCGTCGGGACTGGGTTCCTCCGCGGCCAGCGCCGCCGCCGCGGCCGTCGCGCTGAACGAACTCTACGACCGGGGGAAGACTCGCAAGGAACTGGTCCCCATCGCCGCGAAGGGCGAGGCCGTCGTCTCCGGCGACGCCCACGACGACAACGTCGCACCCGCGATTCTCGGCGGGTTCACCATCGCGACCGACGACGGCGTCCGCACGGTCGACGCCGACGTGCCGCTGGTGGCCTGCCTGCCCGACATCGTCGTCTCGACGCGCGACGCCCGCCGGGTCGTCCCCGACGGCGCGAAGGTCTCCCAGCTCGTCGAGACGGTGGGCAACGCCGCCACGCTGACGACGGGGATGCACCGCGACGACCCGGACCTGGTCGGCGCGGGCATGTACGACTCCGTGGTCACGCCGGCCCGCGCGAAACTCATCGACGGCTACGACGACGTCCGGGAGGCCGCTTTCGACGCGGGCGCGACCGGCGTCACGATAAGCGGTGCCGGCCCGACGGTCATCGCGGCCTGCCACGAGGGCGACCGCCGCGACGTCGGCGTCGCGATGCTCGACGCCTTCGACGCCCACGGCGTCGATTCGCAGGTCTACCAGACCCGCATCGGCGAGGGCGCGACGCTGTTCGACTGA
- a CDS encoding mechanosensitive ion channel family protein: MDPVVLQNVTLPSEIRSVVEQVTSTEGRLALTAGVVFVTVVVALVVAPLLVRRVASVVRRSLPSGRMASSVDLVGEYVPTTIGGLFLRTIQVALVLLASVTLLTVWGLIDLAVEVLTLVGLSIPVLGQVVTTAALVLVAYVASDVLDDSIERFAEDSDRVTDHQREIILRVGNISLLALLVAGGLTVWGVDLSGLLVGAGFLGIVVGLAARQTLGSLIAGFVLMFSRPFTIGDWVEVGEKEGIVTDITIVNTRLKNFDGETIVLPNDSVSNKPIVNRSERGHLRIRQDVGIDYATDPDHAAEVALDAMRDLGPVADAPPPQVVPKSFGDSAVVLELRFWIDQPMPPRKWQAVDAVVRAIKDAFDEEDIKIPFPQQELSGRAETGGFRIRQGKPETESIRPTTERPEEARRVAGPDGDGASGNGSAGDDASTDDDTLRDGTEK, translated from the coding sequence ATGGACCCGGTCGTGCTGCAGAACGTGACGTTGCCGTCCGAGATTCGCTCGGTCGTCGAACAGGTCACCTCGACCGAAGGACGGCTCGCACTCACGGCCGGCGTCGTGTTCGTCACGGTGGTCGTGGCGCTGGTCGTCGCGCCGCTGCTGGTCCGCCGGGTCGCCAGCGTGGTGCGCCGGAGCCTGCCCTCGGGCCGGATGGCCTCCTCGGTCGACCTGGTCGGCGAGTACGTCCCGACGACCATCGGCGGCCTCTTCCTCCGGACGATACAGGTCGCGCTGGTGCTGCTGGCGTCCGTGACCCTGCTGACAGTCTGGGGGCTCATCGACCTCGCCGTCGAGGTGCTGACGCTGGTCGGGCTCTCGATTCCGGTCCTCGGACAGGTCGTGACGACGGCTGCGCTCGTGCTCGTGGCCTACGTCGCGTCGGACGTGCTAGACGACAGTATCGAACGGTTCGCGGAGGACAGCGACCGGGTGACCGACCACCAGCGCGAAATAATCCTCCGCGTCGGGAACATCAGCCTGCTGGCGCTGCTCGTCGCCGGCGGACTGACCGTCTGGGGCGTCGACCTCTCCGGGTTGCTCGTCGGGGCCGGCTTCCTGGGCATCGTCGTCGGCCTGGCCGCCCGCCAGACGCTCGGGTCGCTCATCGCCGGGTTCGTCCTGATGTTCTCCCGCCCGTTCACTATCGGCGACTGGGTGGAGGTCGGCGAGAAGGAGGGAATCGTCACCGACATCACCATCGTCAACACGCGGCTGAAGAACTTCGACGGCGAGACCATCGTCCTGCCGAACGACAGCGTCAGCAACAAGCCAATCGTCAACCGAAGCGAGCGCGGGCACCTGCGCATCCGCCAGGACGTGGGCATCGACTACGCGACCGACCCCGACCACGCCGCCGAGGTGGCACTGGATGCGATGCGTGACCTCGGCCCGGTCGCCGACGCGCCGCCGCCGCAGGTCGTCCCGAAGTCCTTCGGCGACTCGGCGGTCGTGCTGGAACTGCGCTTCTGGATCGACCAGCCGATGCCACCGCGGAAGTGGCAGGCCGTCGACGCCGTCGTTCGCGCTATCAAGGACGCCTTCGACGAGGAGGACATCAAGATTCCCTTCCCGCAGCAGGAACTCTCGGGACGGGCCGAGACCGGCGGGTTCCGCATCCGGCAAGGAAAGCCCGAGACCGAGAGCATCCGGCCGACGACCGAGCGGCCCGAGGAAGCACGGCGGGTGGCGGGACCGGACGGCGACGGCGCGTCTGGAAACGGGTCGGCCGGGGACGACGCGTCGACGGACGACGACACGCTGCGTGACGGCACGGAGAAGTAG
- a CDS encoding YqjF family protein — translation MPAFEMEWRDVLFASYPVDPAVVRPHVPERFELDTFEGDAYLSVVPFVIADIRPKGLPAALGLTTPELNLRTYVTCDGAPGVYFFNLDADDVLGVLGARLFNQLPYYFADMEYDPGPPIRFESRRTTPGARPCRFAGTYGPDGDPFQPEPGTREHFLTERYRYFTETGNGTVRYADIEHEPWTLSPATWDVRENTIFAANGFDEPDADPVLSYSRGVTVSASTSKQWARN, via the coding sequence ATGCCGGCTTTCGAGATGGAGTGGCGCGACGTCCTGTTCGCCAGCTATCCCGTCGACCCCGCCGTCGTGCGCCCGCACGTCCCCGAACGCTTCGAACTCGATACCTTCGAGGGCGACGCCTATCTCTCCGTGGTACCCTTCGTCATCGCCGACATCCGACCGAAGGGGCTGCCGGCGGCCCTCGGACTGACGACGCCGGAGTTGAACCTCCGGACCTACGTCACCTGTGACGGCGCGCCGGGGGTGTACTTCTTCAACCTCGACGCGGACGACGTCCTCGGCGTGCTGGGGGCGCGGCTGTTCAACCAGTTACCGTACTACTTCGCGGACATGGAGTACGACCCCGGCCCGCCGATACGGTTCGAGAGCCGCCGGACGACGCCCGGAGCCCGGCCCTGTCGGTTCGCCGGGACCTACGGCCCCGACGGCGACCCGTTCCAGCCCGAACCGGGGACCCGCGAGCACTTCCTGACCGAGCGGTACCGCTACTTCACGGAGACCGGGAACGGCACGGTCCGGTACGCCGACATCGAACACGAGCCCTGGACGCTCTCCCCGGCGACGTGGGACGTCCGGGAGAACACCATCTTCGCGGCCAACGGCTTCGACGAGCCCGACGCCGACCCGGTCCTCTCCTACAGCCGCGGCGTGACCGTCAGTGCATCAACGAGCAAGCAATGGGCACGTAACTGA
- a CDS encoding DUF5518 domain-containing protein has protein sequence MTQMSETDDTTVQGARGETTHVLGRTVDWVVTALLVLGGVLFGLLGVFLNSVANRAEIARLVADGTIESTVLSDAELVNVTYAMAWWGGLGLAVMGVLLVVGGVAFLAYRRRIRQRREEMGVTEPDTTTNAIVGAVVSVVGGFIPFAPVIGGAVAGYLERADRMAGARVGGLSGLVASVPIFVLFAFLIGGLFVVSAEISFGIGAASVALVLAIALLVAVVYMVLLGAVGGYIGAYLREDRMAAA, from the coding sequence ATGACACAAATGAGTGAGACGGACGACACGACAGTACAGGGTGCTCGCGGCGAGACCACCCATGTACTGGGCAGGACGGTCGACTGGGTCGTGACCGCGTTGCTGGTGCTCGGTGGGGTGCTGTTCGGCCTCCTGGGCGTGTTCCTCAACAGCGTCGCGAACCGGGCGGAGATCGCCCGGCTCGTCGCCGACGGGACCATCGAGTCGACGGTCCTGTCCGACGCCGAACTGGTCAACGTGACCTACGCGATGGCCTGGTGGGGGGGACTGGGGCTAGCCGTGATGGGCGTGTTGCTCGTCGTCGGCGGCGTCGCCTTCCTGGCCTACCGGCGGCGCATCCGGCAGCGCCGCGAGGAGATGGGCGTGACGGAGCCCGACACGACCACCAACGCCATCGTCGGCGCAGTGGTCTCGGTGGTGGGGGGGTTCATCCCGTTCGCGCCGGTCATCGGCGGCGCGGTGGCGGGGTACCTGGAGCGGGCCGACCGGATGGCCGGCGCACGCGTCGGCGGCCTCTCCGGACTCGTCGCCTCGGTCCCCATCTTCGTCCTGTTCGCGTTCCTCATCGGCGGCCTGTTCGTCGTCTCGGCCGAGATCAGCTTCGGCATCGGGGCCGCCTCTGTGGCGCTCGTGCTGGCGATCGCGTTGCTCGTCGCCGTGGTCTACATGGTCCTGTTGGGCGCCGTCGGTGGCTACATCGGCGCCTACCTCCGCGAGGACAGGATGGCGGCGGCATGA
- a CDS encoding thiol-disulfide oxidoreductase DCC family protein, with translation MGVDIPVDVEGEDEPSSDRAANTDRSPAEIVDDIDRPVLLFDGVCNLCHGTIRAIVKLDREGEFLFAPLQSDVGTELLERIGMEPDYFDSVVLVEDSGTPAESRRAGVTGDWKAYTKSTAILRVCRRLDGPVPLLYPLICLPEGLRDTAYDLVGEYRYQIFGKKDECEVPEPEIRRRFMERSLA, from the coding sequence ATGGGCGTCGACATCCCCGTCGACGTCGAGGGGGAGGACGAACCGAGCAGCGACCGCGCCGCCAATACCGACCGCTCGCCCGCAGAAATCGTCGACGACATCGACCGGCCGGTCCTGCTGTTCGACGGCGTCTGCAACCTCTGTCACGGCACTATCCGCGCCATCGTCAAACTCGACAGAGAGGGCGAGTTCCTCTTTGCCCCGCTGCAGTCCGACGTGGGGACGGAACTGCTCGAACGCATCGGGATGGAGCCCGACTACTTCGATTCCGTCGTTCTCGTAGAGGACAGCGGGACTCCAGCGGAGTCCCGGAGAGCCGGTGTAACCGGCGACTGGAAGGCCTACACCAAGTCGACCGCCATCCTCCGGGTCTGTCGGCGTCTCGACGGCCCCGTCCCGCTTCTGTATCCACTGATTTGCCTCCCCGAGGGACTCCGTGACACGGCGTACGACCTCGTCGGGGAGTACCGGTATCAGATATTCGGGAAGAAAGACGAGTGCGAGGTCCCCGAACCGGAGATTCGCCGGCGCTTCATGGAACGGTCGCTGGCCTGA
- the pdxS gene encoding pyridoxal 5'-phosphate synthase lyase subunit PdxS — MTEETDLEDLQRGTELVKRGFAKMQKGGVIMDVVNAEQARIAEDVGAVAVMNLEAVPADIRKRGGVARMADPASLQEIIDEVSIPVMGKARIGHTKEAEILEAAGADMVDESEVLTPADDRYHIDKREFTAPFVCGARNLGEALRRIDEGAAMIRTKGEAGTGDVNQAVHHQRNIKGAIRKLEGMSHEEREKWAREHEAPAELVHETAERGRLPVVNFAAGGIATPADAALMMHHGCDGIFVGSGIFGAENPEAMGTAIVEAVNHWDDPETLVEIASNAGQGMSGDANVDLPEEEKMQGRGV, encoded by the coding sequence ATGACAGAGGAGACCGACCTGGAGGACCTCCAGCGCGGGACCGAACTGGTCAAGCGCGGCTTCGCGAAGATGCAGAAAGGCGGCGTCATCATGGACGTCGTCAACGCAGAGCAGGCCCGCATCGCCGAGGACGTGGGCGCAGTCGCGGTCATGAACCTGGAGGCCGTCCCCGCGGACATCCGCAAGCGCGGCGGCGTCGCCCGCATGGCGGACCCCGCCTCCCTCCAGGAGATCATCGACGAGGTCTCGATTCCGGTGATGGGCAAGGCCCGCATCGGCCACACCAAGGAGGCCGAGATTCTCGAAGCGGCCGGCGCGGACATGGTCGACGAGAGCGAGGTGCTCACGCCCGCCGACGACCGCTACCACATCGACAAGCGCGAGTTCACCGCCCCCTTCGTCTGCGGCGCGCGCAACCTCGGCGAGGCGCTGCGGCGCATCGACGAGGGCGCGGCGATGATTCGAACCAAGGGCGAGGCCGGCACCGGCGACGTGAACCAGGCCGTCCACCACCAGCGCAACATCAAGGGCGCGATTCGCAAACTGGAGGGGATGTCCCACGAGGAGCGCGAGAAGTGGGCTCGTGAACACGAGGCACCCGCAGAGCTCGTCCACGAGACGGCCGAGCGCGGCCGTCTTCCCGTTGTGAACTTCGCCGCCGGCGGCATCGCCACGCCCGCCGACGCGGCGCTGATGATGCACCACGGCTGCGACGGCATCTTCGTCGGCTCCGGCATCTTCGGCGCGGAGAACCCCGAGGCGATGGGGACGGCGATCGTCGAGGCCGTCAACCACTGGGACGACCCCGAGACGCTGGTCGAAATCGCCTCCAACGCCGGCCAGGGCATGAGCGGCGACGCCAACGTCGACCTGCCCGAAGAGGAGAAGATGCAGGGCCGCGGCGTCTGA
- a CDS encoding DUF1405 domain-containing protein, whose protein sequence is MATTGVGSRIESLVARYFDGSLPASEGLPWYVAPLPTWLENVALRLAWPIAIVNLVGTLFGFWYYAGRPLEFSPPLLEGQLGAAPLAAYPLIPDSPVATMFIGLSLIAWRLDWQAEWLHMLAFFGCIKLGLWTPYVQLALNGPGGIAAWLYWFLILSHLAMAVEAFVIHRYASFSLGAVFVATVWYGFNDVVDYFWPLLEGPHHTVLRAEYVDGVITHAVPAHDLAAGWAVALTIAAVFLALATRVEKGRRAG, encoded by the coding sequence ATGGCAACGACCGGTGTCGGCAGCCGCATCGAATCCCTCGTCGCCCGCTACTTCGACGGGTCCCTACCCGCGTCCGAGGGCCTGCCGTGGTACGTCGCGCCGCTGCCGACCTGGCTGGAGAACGTCGCCCTGCGCCTGGCCTGGCCCATCGCCATCGTGAACCTCGTCGGCACGCTTTTTGGCTTCTGGTACTACGCCGGGCGCCCGCTGGAGTTCTCGCCGCCGCTCCTGGAAGGGCAACTCGGCGCGGCCCCGCTTGCGGCCTACCCGCTGATTCCCGACTCCCCGGTCGCCACGATGTTCATCGGCCTCTCGCTTATCGCCTGGCGGCTGGACTGGCAGGCGGAGTGGCTGCACATGCTCGCGTTCTTTGGCTGCATCAAACTCGGGCTGTGGACCCCCTACGTCCAGCTTGCGCTCAACGGGCCCGGCGGCATCGCCGCGTGGCTGTACTGGTTCCTGATTCTCTCCCACCTCGCGATGGCCGTCGAGGCCTTCGTCATCCACCGCTACGCCTCGTTCTCGCTCGGTGCGGTCTTCGTCGCGACGGTCTGGTACGGGTTCAACGACGTGGTGGACTACTTCTGGCCGCTTCTGGAGGGCCCTCACCACACGGTCCTCCGCGCCGAGTACGTCGACGGGGTCATCACCCACGCGGTTCCGGCCCACGACCTCGCTGCCGGCTGGGCCGTCGCGCTGACTATCGCCGCCGTCTTTCTCGCACTCGCCACGCGCGTCGAGAAGGGTCGCCGCGCCGGATAA
- a CDS encoding DUF6293 family protein — protein sequence MQTHIVPVGFDYDRLIAPLVREQMDVDRVILLEGAVGSEANVEYSQRLAGKLEQDYRNLLGAETERVVIEDVYDYDTAFEQAFELINAELDRESEDGTRTGEVWVNISAMPRTVSFAFATAAHSIMVEREDDRRRIHTYYTVPEKYLETELAEELRQQISLLEDIRDGDDGDRIGDRLDSARELLAEFDERGTTIGAKEIDGSHVVELPVASFSNVKPFEEVILFTLGDHGEFESVSELAQQLARELGEEYTDSFRSKVIYNVDRLGPGGKGYIEQEEHGKSYRTRLSRIGELWVRAHGDREPDALA from the coding sequence ATGCAGACACACATCGTCCCGGTCGGGTTCGACTACGACCGGCTCATCGCGCCGCTGGTGCGCGAGCAGATGGACGTCGACCGCGTCATCCTGCTGGAAGGGGCGGTGGGCAGCGAGGCCAACGTGGAGTACTCCCAGCGGCTCGCGGGAAAGCTCGAACAGGACTACCGGAACCTGCTGGGCGCGGAGACCGAGCGGGTCGTCATCGAGGACGTCTACGACTACGACACGGCCTTCGAGCAGGCCTTCGAACTCATCAACGCTGAACTCGACCGGGAGAGCGAGGACGGGACGAGAACCGGCGAGGTCTGGGTCAACATCTCCGCGATGCCCCGCACCGTCTCCTTCGCCTTCGCCACCGCCGCCCACTCCATCATGGTCGAACGCGAGGACGACCGGCGGCGCATCCACACCTACTACACCGTCCCCGAGAAGTACCTCGAAACGGAACTCGCCGAGGAACTCCGCCAGCAGATATCCCTGCTGGAGGACATCCGCGACGGGGACGACGGGGACCGCATCGGCGACCGGCTGGACAGCGCCCGCGAACTGCTCGCCGAGTTCGACGAGCGCGGGACGACCATCGGCGCGAAGGAGATAGACGGCAGCCACGTCGTCGAACTCCCGGTCGCCTCCTTCTCGAACGTCAAGCCGTTCGAGGAGGTCATCCTGTTCACGCTGGGCGACCACGGCGAGTTCGAGTCCGTCAGCGAACTGGCCCAGCAACTCGCCCGCGAACTCGGCGAGGAGTACACCGACTCCTTCCGCTCGAAGGTCATCTACAACGTCGACCGCCTCGGCCCCGGCGGGAAGGGCTACATCGAGCAGGAGGAACACGGCAAGTCCTACCGGACGCGCCTGTCGCGCATCGGGGAACTGTGGGTCCGCGCCCACGGTGACCGGGAACCGGACGCGCTGGCCTGA
- a CDS encoding DUF7577 domain-containing protein: MGTITLAVLLASCTLLFLIGWSLRRRFTGMHSETETSRSVSPYRPADHSRTSGAFQASPEVSAGMVACPDCGTENDSAYTFCRRCVADLTAGPNG; this comes from the coding sequence ATGGGCACCATCACCCTGGCGGTCCTCCTCGCTAGCTGCACGTTGCTGTTCCTGATCGGCTGGTCGCTCCGCCGCCGGTTCACAGGGATGCACAGCGAGACCGAGACGTCCCGGTCTGTCAGTCCGTACAGGCCCGCCGACCACTCGCGCACCAGCGGTGCCTTCCAGGCGAGTCCGGAGGTATCGGCAGGGATGGTCGCCTGCCCCGACTGTGGCACCGAAAACGACTCCGCGTACACGTTCTGTCGGCGCTGTGTCGCCGACCTCACAGCCGGACCGAACGGGTGA
- a CDS encoding DUF2892 domain-containing protein produces MNIEEDSDGRGRLVRVLLAVALTVAAVRSFRHGKRLRGVVAGLAALAVGYTMRSPDTDAVDREWEGSGSETTTAESVGIEREVPAGATPRGASRPGAVMTCAACGEPIVAGQRRGPDDRGEIVHERCMNETAL; encoded by the coding sequence ATGAACATCGAGGAAGATTCCGACGGTCGCGGTCGCCTCGTGCGCGTACTCCTCGCCGTCGCGCTGACCGTCGCTGCGGTCCGCTCGTTCCGACACGGCAAGCGCCTGCGAGGGGTCGTCGCCGGTCTGGCCGCGCTCGCCGTCGGCTACACCATGCGGTCCCCCGACACCGACGCAGTCGACCGGGAGTGGGAAGGGTCGGGCAGCGAGACGACCACTGCGGAGAGTGTCGGAATCGAGCGGGAGGTGCCAGCGGGTGCAACACCCCGAGGGGCGTCCCGCCCCGGTGCAGTCATGACGTGTGCCGCCTGCGGGGAGCCAATCGTCGCCGGCCAGCGCCGCGGTCCGGACGACCGGGGCGAAATCGTCCACGAGCGCTGCATGAACGAGACGGCGCTTTAG